GcggtgtgtgtgggaggggggtACATGCAGAAGCCAGATCAATGATGAGGATGGGGGATGCGGCACATAAAGTTATGACCTAGGGGCAAAGAGAGCCtggagttggggagggagagtGACTCACAGCAACAGGGAGGCCCCCTGTGGACTTGAGTCTTGGGCAGGGGCTGCTGCAACAGACACAGCAGAGCCCCGTCCAGCCGCTGGAAGATGCTGAGCGTGAACAGAGTCTGGCGAAGTTCTGGGGACAAGCCCCACTGCTCCTCCTCCAGCAACTCCCTGACCACTCCAAAGTCTTGTCTGAGCTGCAGCGCCCCCTGCAGGCTGAAGGCCAAGGTACAGTGTGGCCacctgaccctcctgcctctccgAACCGGCTCTGCCCCAcccatcccctccctttttttcagtTCCATTCATCCCCCTGCCACGgcctccttttctccccacctgAACCGGATCCCATGGGTGAGGATGTGGTCAAGCCAGGCACCCAGGATGGCAGTCAGCGCCTGGctgagggcaggggcctgggCTTGGTGTGGCAGTCCTTGCAGTCCTTGCAACACAGGCTCCAGTACCCTGCGGACCACCAACCCAGCATACTCACTAGGAATGCTGGGAAGTTCTGgagtgagagaagagaaaggacagGATATGAGGCTAGGGAGATCCATCAAGCCCCTAATGGAGCATTTGGGGGAAGAGGGTAGGATTTCAGGGTGAGGGGACACAGAAGGTGAGGACAGGATGGAGACAGAGGAGTGGAGCCAGGAATTGGAGGGGCCAGGACACTGTTACCCTCTGAGAAGCCTGGAAGGGAACGCTGGGATGAGGACTTACCAGGACAGAGACGATGCCGCCAGTACCGACCCCGTGGCATGTGGAGTTCGAAGTCCTGTGTGGCTCGtttatgacattcttgaaaaaaGAGACTTAGTGACTCTTCAGGCAGGAGCTGTGGGGATAAGGAGAAAGTAAAAGGGGCTTATCTCTGAGGGACTTGTCAAGTTATATGCTCTTCTAAATCTGAGGTGTTTAACCTGGCATCCATAAAGCCCCAGAACAGAATTGTATGCATAATTGTATGGGCTTGGGCATTTTCTGAGGAGAGATACTATAGCTTTTATTGGGTTTTCCAAGAGGTCTGGACCGAGGAAAGATTATGGACAGTTGCCCTAAGATTACCCTGCTCTCCTCAGCTTGGTTCAGAGGATGGAAATCCTCCATGTTAATTCTGTTCCATAGGAAcgttaataggaaaaaaaagggagacacCCTCACCACCGCTAATGTTCAAAAGCAGATGCTAGAGAGAGGTCTGCATGCTCTGCAGACAGGCAGAggctgaagaaagaaaagggaattgtACAATCTTCTGTCTGTCATCTATAAAAGGAAGGCAAGAACTGTGTGTAGACCAGGAGCAATGAATATAACTTTCTAAGATTCAGGAACCTTTGGAATGTCCTCACACTGAATATTCTTTATAGCCACGCCACTTCCATTTCTCCAGAGCATTGTAACCCACAAAGCAAGAAAAGGCACATGTGCTGGTTTGGTTTCTTTGGTTTGATAGGTTTTGTTTTTGGAGGGGGAGAAGACAGCAAAAAGGAGGGTTCTCTACAGCCCATCTAAGAGAAGAACCCAAGAAGTGGGGTGTGTAGTGGCAGGTCTAAGGAAAAGGTGACTGTATGCCTGAGAGCCTGAAGAGAGGAAAGGACCTGGCGGGGGCCAGACTTGGTGGGAGAGAGCCCATGTGGCTCCTGATACATGGGCTCTCTCCCACCAAGTCTAAATCCAAACTCTTCTTCTCTTATCCCAAACATCAGAACCCCCTTCTTCCTTATATATAACAAAGAAATTACCCTTTTGTCAACTGACATTTGTTAGGAAATTCTGCACTCAACACTCGGAAAATACAAGGTCACACCATGGGACAGTTTTTTCTGTGGGACATTACAGTCCAGCTGAGGAGAAAACTCACATctgattcttctttttcatcCCAGTGCTGTAtgtgatagaaagcccagagcagATGCCCAACAGTACAGTCACCAGGCAGAGAAGCAAGGCATGAAACTGCTTTGGACAGTGTTTGGTTCACATGAAGAGCACACTCTCCCTGCCCCTTTTGCTCTGTTCTCACTGCAACTACCAAGAGCTGGACCCTTCTCATATTatgtctccccacctcccttctaTCCTGACCACTATAGCTGGATCAAACTCTATCACTGTCTTCACTGTTCTCCTCCTGCTCTTACAATGGCTCCCTATCACTTATGAGATAAAGTCCAAAATCTGTGGGCTGGTGTTCAGTGCCCTCCACAACTTGATGACAACCTACTCCTTCACAATCCTCCACCCCCACCCGGTGCACATGCGAGGGCAAGTGTatgctcatgcacacacacacacacacacacacacacacacacacacacacacagcttctgCTTTGGTCAGACCATCTCGCCAGTACTCCCCCAAGGAACTATGAACTACCCACATCCAGTAACCCCTGCTGCTCCTCTTGAGGCTGCCCAGCCACCAGCTTGAGCCATAGACCCTGTAAGGAGCTTCTGTTACCATGTGTCCACCAAGGCCTTCCCTCCCCAGAGCTCCCACAACCGTCACTGTCCACCCTACTCATGAAAAGCCTGTTCTGGGACATGTTGAGTTGAAAGGGGCAGCAGTAAATTGAGGTATAAATGCCCAACAGGCAGATGCAGATGGTGGATTAGGGCTAAACTGGGAGGGGGTTGGTCTACAGCACCAAGGCACTGTGGaatgcagagagaaaaggagcaCTGGGACGGGGACTGGGCTCTACAGCCATGCCCCTATTCAGGGCAAAGAGTAGACATTTgggcaggaagagaaaacaaaaagagacatcATCCATAGTAGGAACAGATActgtgtaaaatgggggaaagttAGAAGTATAATAGTTTAATTCATaaatttagaagaagaaaatattagaagaaacagCCAAGAGTGGATGAAAGTTACCACTGTGGATCAAGGATCAGAAATCGAAGTTGGGGAGGGGCAATTAAAGTGCTATTTTTTCATTAGAAGccttctaaaataatattttatttcagttttaataaaaataaaaattatacttttagaaaacaggagaaacatatcaaaaactagtaaataaaaggaaaagtcaatCATTTATCTTGCTTTTTCTCTACAAATTATACCTCAAAGTAACCAAGTAATTTATGAGGGCAAGTTTCACTTTATAAGAGTAATCCAACTAATAAtgaagaaggaatgatagaatcgGAATGTCACCTCCTTGCACCCTCTAATGAAATAACGGATACAGACAATGATCATCAATCATCAGTGGCTGTTAACGTCACAAAATGAGAGCCTGACatgggagttgggggtgggatatataagtgaaataaaattgacCATGAGTTGATGAGTATTAAAGCCTCAGTGGTAGGAATATGGGGGTCCATTATactcttctctctacttttgtatttttttgaaattttccataataaagagAGGACAAGAAGTGAAGAGCAAAAGATAAATTTAGTGGCGATTCCAAGGCACTGAGTTGTTCTACCACCACCACAACCTCCTCACCAACGCCAAAGCTGGCCCCTGTCAGGTCGCCTGCTCTCCTTACCTGGATCAGTGCAGTCAGCTTCTGGATCTCCAGGCCCAGCTGCTGCTCCACCTCTGAGGCCAGGCTAGACAAAGCTTCTGCCTCATGTAATAGAAGCTTTGGCAGAAACAGGGAGTGAGATCTGAGCCCAGCCCAGGATGCTCCCCTCCCCATTCCCTAGCTACTCACAGGTAAATCCTTCTGGATCAGGAGCAGGAAGGAACCCGGGGCCCACGCTGCCAGATGCTGCTGAGTTCTGCCCCAAAACCAGAGCAAGGTGGTCTGCAGGGTACAGAGCCCCAGGGCAAGGGGGGCAGgacctggggagaggagggacagTATCTGAAGGGCCATGGAACACCTTTGGGAGGAGGCAGGCTTCAGAACAGATTAAGGAATAAAGGAGATATCCTCAGCTGTTCTCTTATCCCCCCATCCCCAATACCTTGTCTCACCTGGAGGCCGGCAGAGGAGCAGTCCTGACCTGGGTTCTCGAAGGGCATccaagagaggagggaagagctgTTGCAAAAGTTCAGTGGTATGAGAGGATGAGGGAAGGCTGCTCTTGTTTCCACTAGCAGATCCCAAGGCCTGGCAGAAGCCTGAAGATGAGGGGGTATGGTTTGATAAGGAAGGAGCAGTCTGGGGCTTGTGTCACTGCCATTGCCTCTTCCTTCTCACCTTGATCCCAGCTCCAGATAAGAGACTGATGAATTAGGTTGTGACACAAAGAAGCCAGCTCCTTCTCACACtcctgaggcagtgatgctagtggGAGAAATGACTGGAGCCTGAAAACAGGGTCCCTCTTTTGCCCAACACTGCCCCCACTCAATgatgggggaagaggggaggcttCCCCCAAGACTCAAGGCTGGCATGGAAAGCAAGACTTTGCCTTGAAAGCCCAGAAGCTATAGCCTGAAcccccgggggtggggtggggtatgTTCATTCTAAAGAGCCTGTTTTTGTAGTCAGGTGGCAAGTGAGTGAGGTGAATACAGAAGAGATCCCAGCCTTCCCAAACACCCACCCAGGCCCATCACTCACCCTGACCCAGTGCCTGACTCAGCTGTTGTGCCGCTGCCCTGGGGTCCCTCCAGGGTCCTAGACTTAGGTCCAGACTCTGAGCACAGGCTGCCCACAGCATGGTCCAGTACTGGCTCCACAGGGCCCCAGCCCCTCCAAGCCCCAGTCCACTGCTGGCTGAACCCGTCATGCCCCCCATCAGGCCCAGTAGCCCTGGCAGCAGCTCCCGCTCCTCTTGGCACCGCCTACGGAGCTGGTCCCTCAAGTCAGATCCCCTGAGCGCCTCATCCAGCCAACCTGCCACCTGGCAACCCCGCTCCCCCGTCAGGAGGCGGAGCACACGGGCCGGGGGATAAGGGCGCGCTGCCCCTGGAACGTAGCTCAAGGTTTTTCCCTGCAGCTGGTGGTAGGTGGGAAGTGCCAGCAGCAGGTCGGCGATTTGGGACGATAGGCCCGGGCTGGCAGGCGCCTGGCCCAGAGCCCGAAGCTGCATCTCGATAGTAGCATCCAGGCGCTGGGCGGCTAGTCCGACGGATCGTGCCAGCAGTAGCGGCTCGGGTGTCTCCTGAAGGCCGCTTCGCAGGACCGCGCCTCCGGAAGGGTGCCCCAGCAGGTCGCGGCACAGCTGAGGCAAGTGGCCGGGGGATGGAGCGCCGGGACTCAGGATCCTCAGGAGGCGCACGGTCGCCTGTAGGTGGCGGGCGCAGTCCTGGGCGTGGAGGAGCTCCTGCCGCTCGTAGTGCAGCCGTAGGAACACCGCCCGGAGACGCTGCAGCGCTGGAGGGGTCGGACCGCCAGCTGCCGGCTCCCGCCCCCAGTCCACAGCGCCAGCCTCACGGTGCTCTCCTGCGTCCGCCGGCACCGCCCACCAAGGCTGCCCTCTCGGGGCTTCGCCGGGCCGTGGGTCCAGGCAGGGGATGCTTCGGGCAACCGGCAGCCGCAGCCAGCCACGAACGTCCCGGCGGAGAGCGCCTGCCCGCTTTCTCTGCCACTGCTCCTCCTCAACGCCCCCGGGCTGCGCCCGTAACGGCGGCACGGTAGCCAGCGGAGGCAGAAGACCACCAGAGCGAGACGCTTGGGCCATGGGACAGCTTGTCCGGAACGAAGCTAACGATTCCCTCCTCACTGTACTGCCCAACGCCCGCCGCAGCCGGGGCTCCGCCCCATCCCCGGAGCCGTCATCTCTGGCCCGGGAGCCGCCGGAACCGTCATGCACTCTCTCGCGCTCCGTAAGCGGAGGCTTCTGCCCCCAACAAAGATGGCTGCCGACTCTGTCCTACTCTGCTCTTCGGCCGGTGTCGAATGCCAGACTTTCACTTTCGGGTCACTGTTGACGGGGATGGCGCCGATTCCGAAGACCGCGGGGCTGGTCAAGCTAGGTAAGCAGGTGAGACAAGACCGGAGGGGGTCCAGGAGGACTGGGGCAGCCCCAATTAGATCTGTTTTCAGTAGGCTTTTGCGCTTCACGCGATGGGCAGAGGGCTCCAGCTCACCTACCCCGAGGCCCCCAGACGCACCGTCGCCTTCCTTTCCTATAGACTGTCCTCTGCGGCCCGGCTGCCCGCTGGGGGGTCGCTGCTGTCCCCAAACTCTGCAAGGAATTCGGTCCTGAGGACTACGGCGACGAGGTAGAAAGGACTCCTTGAGAATTTCTTGGTgatccaggggttaggactccgcgctttcactgccgaggccaGGGATCAgtacctggtctgggaactaagatcccgcaagcctggcggcgcagccaaaaaaaaaaaaacaaaacatagctcTTAGCTGCTCTTCGGCCCGTTCCCTTTACGGTCACGCCTCTTTTCAACCTTCCGTGTTGAGCCCTGCCCCGGCCCGGCGCCGCGCGGGGCTCCACCAGGGCTTTGGAGAAGCGTAACTGTGGGCCCTACTGCCAAGAAACGGAACGCAagtggaggggggcggggggcggggacgACTCAACGGTGATAAATGCTTGAAGTGAGCAGGATCGGGCAGACGAGGGTTTCTTAGTTGAGGATTGGGGAGTGGGTAGGAGTTGCTTGGGGAAAGATATTATGAACAGAGGGAACAGTGTGAGCAAAGACACTAAAGCAAGGACACGTTAAGAGAACGTCACTGAAGTGAGACCTTAGTTATGGGTTTGAGAGAAGAGGCGAGCAAGAGGGCAGCAAGTGGTTTGAAAGTCCTGGTCTGGCACATGGGATTGGGTGTCCTGAAGGAGGTGGTAGGGTTATAGAGGCAGGGACAGGATCAGATTTGGGAGCACTGAAAAGCTATACTTCCAACTGCTACCTGGTTATCTCTAAAAGCAAACTCAACAAGTCCAGAAGTTAATTCATCCTCTTTGCAAATTCGTTGCGTTTCCTCTCATCTTAATCTTGGTTAATAACACAAACTTCCAAACAGTTGCTTAATTCAGAAATCTGAGAATCATTCTACATATTCCTCCCCTTTTCTTTACCTCACCTGTGTAGTCAGTCACAAAATCTACTTCTGAAGTGTCTCTTCTAATCAAATCCATTA
The sequence above is a segment of the Physeter macrocephalus isolate SW-GA chromosome 12, ASM283717v5, whole genome shotgun sequence genome. Coding sequences within it:
- the CCDC142 gene encoding coiled-coil domain-containing protein 142 isoform X5; this translates as MAQASRSGGLLPPLATVPPLRAQPGGVEEEQWQRKRAGALRRDVRGWLRLPVARSIPCLDPRPGEAPRGQPWWAVPADAGEHREAGAVDWGREPAAGGPTPPALQRLRAVFLRLHYERQELLHAQDCARHLQATVRLLRILSPGAPSPGHLPQLCRDLLGHPSGGAVLRSGLQETPEPLLLARSVGLAAQRLDATIEMQLRALGQAPASPGLSSQIADLLLALPTYHQLQGKTLSYVPGAARPYPPARVLRLLTGERGCQVAGWLDEALRGSDLRDQLRRRCQEERELLPGLLGLMGGMTGSASSGLGLGGAGALWSQYWTMLWAACAQSLDLSLGPWRDPRAAAQQLSQALGQASLPQECEKELASLCHNLIHQSLIWSWDQGFCQALGSASGNKSSLPSSSHTTELLQQLFPPLLDALREPRSGLLLCRPPGPAPLALGLCTLQTTLLWFWGRTQQHLAAWAPGSFLLLIQKDLPLLLHEAEALSSLASEVEQQLGLEIQKLTALIQLLPEESLSLFFQECHKRATQDFELHMPRGRYWRHRLCPELPSIPSEYAGLVVRRVLEPVLQGLQGLPHQAQAPALSQALTAILGAWLDHILTHGIRFRS
- the CCDC142 gene encoding coiled-coil domain-containing protein 142 isoform X2; protein product: MAQASRSGGLLPPLATVPPLRAQPGGVEEEQWQRKRAGALRRDVRGWLRLPVARSIPCLDPRPGEAPRGQPWWAVPADAGEHREAGAVDWGREPAAGGPTPPALQRLRAVFLRLHYERQELLHAQDCARHLQATVRLLRILSPGAPSPGHLPQLCRDLLGHPSGGAVLRSGLQETPEPLLLARSVGLAAQRLDATIEMQLRALGQAPASPGLSSQIADLLLALPTYHQLQGKTLSYVPGAARPYPPARVLRLLTGERGCQVAGWLDEALRGSDLRDQLRRRCQEERELLPGLLGLMGGMTGSASSGLGLGGAGALWSQYWTMLWAACAQSLDLSLGPWRDPRAAAQQLSQALGQGFCQALGSASGNKSSLPSSSHTTELLQQLFPPLLDALREPRSGLLLCRPPGPAPLALGLCTLQTTLLWFWGRTQQHLAAWAPGSFLLLIQKDLPLLLHEAEALSSLASEVEQQLGLEIQKLTALIQLLPEESLSLFFQECHKRATQDFELHMPRGRYWRHRLCPELPSIPSEYAGLVVRRVLEPVLQGLQGLPHQAQAPALSQALTAILGAWLDHILTHGIRFSLQGALQLRQDFGVVRELLEEEQWGLSPELRQTLFTLSIFQRLDGALLCLLQQPLPKTQVHRGPPCCCACNEVQTMELPSSSLNSLESLEPPLRPGALPAQTAQLLSTLWGEGPSPEAYLVGNQQAWLALRQHQHPRRHLPFLSCLRTSSES
- the CCDC142 gene encoding coiled-coil domain-containing protein 142 isoform X1 codes for the protein MAQASRSGGLLPPLATVPPLRAQPGGVEEEQWQRKRAGALRRDVRGWLRLPVARSIPCLDPRPGEAPRGQPWWAVPADAGEHREAGAVDWGREPAAGGPTPPALQRLRAVFLRLHYERQELLHAQDCARHLQATVRLLRILSPGAPSPGHLPQLCRDLLGHPSGGAVLRSGLQETPEPLLLARSVGLAAQRLDATIEMQLRALGQAPASPGLSSQIADLLLALPTYHQLQGKTLSYVPGAARPYPPARVLRLLTGERGCQVAGWLDEALRGSDLRDQLRRRCQEERELLPGLLGLMGGMTGSASSGLGLGGAGALWSQYWTMLWAACAQSLDLSLGPWRDPRAAAQQLSQALGQASLPQECEKELASLCHNLIHQSLIWSWDQGFCQALGSASGNKSSLPSSSHTTELLQQLFPPLLDALREPRSGLLLCRPPGPAPLALGLCTLQTTLLWFWGRTQQHLAAWAPGSFLLLIQKDLPLLLHEAEALSSLASEVEQQLGLEIQKLTALIQLLPEESLSLFFQECHKRATQDFELHMPRGRYWRHRLCPELPSIPSEYAGLVVRRVLEPVLQGLQGLPHQAQAPALSQALTAILGAWLDHILTHGIRFSLQGALQLRQDFGVVRELLEEEQWGLSPELRQTLFTLSIFQRLDGALLCLLQQPLPKTQVHRGPPCCCACNEVQTMELPSSSLNSLESLEPPLRPGALPAQTAQLLSTLWGEGPSPEAYLVGNQQAWLALRQHQHPRRHLPFLSCLRTSSES
- the CCDC142 gene encoding coiled-coil domain-containing protein 142 isoform X3, giving the protein MAQASRSGGLLPPLATVPPLRAQPGGVEEEQWQRKRAGALRRDVRGWLRLPVARSIPCLDPRPGEAPRGQPWWAVPADAGEHREAGAVDWGREPAAGGPTPPALQRLRAVFLRLHYERQELLHAQDCARHLQATVRLLRILSPGAPSPGHLPQLCRDLLGHPSGGAVLRSGLQETPEPLLLARSVGLAAQRLDATIEMQLRALGQAPASPGLSSQIADLLLALPTYHQLQGKTLSYVPGAARPYPPARVLRLLTGERGCQVAGWLDEALRGSDLRDQLRRRCQEERELLPGLLGLMGGMTGSASSGLGLGGAGALWSQYWTMLWAACAQSLDLSLGPWRDPRAAAQQLSQALGQASLPQECEKELASLCHNLIHQSLIWSWDQGFCQALGSASGNKSSLPSSSHTTELLQQLFPPLLDALREPRSGLLLCRPPGPAPLALGLCTLQTTLLWFWGRTQQHLAAWAPGSFLLLIQKDLPLLPEESLSLFFQECHKRATQDFELHMPRGRYWRHRLCPELPSIPSEYAGLVVRRVLEPVLQGLQGLPHQAQAPALSQALTAILGAWLDHILTHGIRFSLQGALQLRQDFGVVRELLEEEQWGLSPELRQTLFTLSIFQRLDGALLCLLQQPLPKTQVHRGPPCCCACNEVQTMELPSSSLNSLESLEPPLRPGALPAQTAQLLSTLWGEGPSPEAYLVGNQQAWLALRQHQHPRRHLPFLSCLRTSSES
- the CCDC142 gene encoding coiled-coil domain-containing protein 142 isoform X4 is translated as MAQASRSGGLLPPLATVPPLRAQPGGVEEEQWQRKRAGALRRDVRGWLRLPVARSIPCLDPRPGEAPRGQPWWAVPADAGEHREAGAVDWGREPAAGGPTPPALQRLRAVFLRLHYERQELLHAQDCARHLQATVRLLRILSPGAPSPGHLPQLCRDLLGHPSGGAVLRSGLQETPEPLLLARSVGLAAQRLDATIEMQLRALGQAPASPGLSSQIADLLLALPTYHQLQGKTLSYVPGAARPYPPARVLRLLTGERGCQVAGWLDEALRGSDLRDQLRRRCQEERELLPGLLGLMGGMTGSASSGLGLGGAGALWSQYWTMLWAACAQSLDLSLGPWRDPRAAAQQLSQALGQASLPQECEKELASLCHNLIHQSLIWSWDQGFCQALGSASGNKSSLPSSSHTTELLQQLFPPLLDALREPRSGLLLCRPPGPAPLALGLCTLQTTLLWFWGRTQQHLAAWAPGSFLLLIQKDLPLLLHEAEALSSLASEVEQQLGLEIQKLTALIQLLPEESLSLFFQECHKRATQDFELHMPRGRYWRHRLCPGACNEVQTMELPSSSLNSLESLEPPLRPGALPAQTAQLLSTLWGEGPSPEAYLVGNQQAWLALRQHQHPRRHLPFLSCLRTSSES